One part of the Chryseobacterium mulctrae genome encodes these proteins:
- a CDS encoding type VI secretion system Vgr family protein, with product MFQDNTTKPQLSDDIKTVAAQNLKEEASTKIADKATENIKNVSQPINGAVKNSSDMFMNQMAQTNNSAIVEEKVWANQPTSKIHNALAIPTSQILGINRVVKLDLVIEGKEIKHFKHFKLSQSAIKHHEFSITLPHDTLGSAENHNLEEAQNFLGKRLTVVFKYKDVIDGPERNFVGVITEVGFSQEKGSLGNIVLSGFSPTILLDAAPHIQSFGGAQPISLNSIADQVIKEGLGGNKFDFRVDAQYGNVSYSSQYEETHYNYLARMAEAYGEQFFYDGEVLHFGKLPPAEQPVKLTYGSNVNDVKVRMKAQHVNPSFYGYNSSKNEKLTTGSSKINHASDIAKRAYEISEKTFTTPSLRVAPIKAASFMDIDASQKGTAGSKASQVFITSGETTVPFLYPGCTADVEMRKQDTNQTSYFTKLMMVEVTHEVDARGYYTGNFEAIAADSGYIPRPDFESPRAEAQFAKVTANADPLNQGRVKVQFDWQSGQDTSEFIRVMTPDAGSSDKVNKNRGFMAIPEVGDQVIINFVHQHPDRPFVMGGMFHGGVGGGGGAGNNVKSLSSKSGNIICLNDGAGIEIKDRNGNHVTLSGAGDVTTFVSNDNNEDIGNNHTTNVKTKTTINVGKDQSVLTMDNAGNISLEGKTQIELKVGENKITIKKDSITISVGNGMLDMNSKDNALLVTQNNLSLHSKSNTSINATGNTYVTGTQVDIN from the coding sequence ATGTTTCAGGATAATACCACCAAACCTCAGCTTTCAGACGATATAAAGACTGTTGCTGCCCAAAATTTAAAAGAAGAAGCTTCCACAAAAATAGCAGATAAAGCCACTGAAAATATTAAAAATGTCAGCCAGCCAATTAATGGAGCAGTTAAGAATTCTTCAGACATGTTTATGAATCAGATGGCTCAGACCAATAATTCGGCAATAGTAGAAGAGAAAGTTTGGGCAAATCAGCCTACTTCAAAAATACATAATGCTTTGGCAATTCCTACAAGCCAGATCTTAGGAATTAACAGAGTGGTAAAGCTCGATTTGGTTATTGAAGGTAAAGAAATCAAACATTTTAAGCATTTTAAATTAAGCCAGAGCGCCATAAAACATCATGAATTCAGCATTACTCTTCCTCATGATACGCTTGGTTCTGCAGAAAATCATAATCTTGAAGAAGCTCAGAATTTTTTAGGAAAAAGACTGACCGTCGTTTTTAAATATAAAGATGTCATCGACGGTCCTGAAAGAAATTTTGTAGGAGTAATCACAGAAGTTGGTTTCAGTCAGGAAAAAGGCAGTTTAGGAAATATTGTACTAAGTGGTTTCAGCCCGACAATACTTTTAGATGCTGCTCCGCATATTCAGAGTTTCGGAGGAGCTCAACCCATTAGTCTTAACAGTATTGCTGATCAGGTGATCAAAGAAGGACTTGGTGGAAATAAATTCGATTTTAGAGTAGATGCTCAATATGGAAACGTTTCTTACAGCTCCCAATACGAAGAAACTCATTACAATTATTTGGCAAGAATGGCGGAAGCGTATGGTGAACAGTTTTTCTATGATGGAGAAGTCCTTCATTTTGGGAAACTTCCACCGGCAGAGCAACCCGTAAAACTGACTTACGGAAGTAATGTAAATGATGTGAAAGTAAGGATGAAAGCGCAGCATGTTAATCCTTCATTTTATGGATACAACAGCAGTAAAAACGAAAAACTGACAACAGGAAGTTCTAAAATTAACCACGCTTCGGATATTGCAAAACGCGCCTACGAAATTTCAGAAAAAACATTTACAACACCCTCTCTAAGGGTTGCTCCGATAAAAGCAGCCTCTTTTATGGATATTGATGCCTCACAAAAAGGAACAGCCGGAAGTAAAGCTTCACAGGTATTCATTACGTCAGGAGAAACTACAGTTCCATTCTTATATCCGGGATGTACCGCAGATGTTGAGATGAGAAAACAGGATACCAATCAGACTTCTTATTTCACCAAATTAATGATGGTTGAGGTGACTCATGAAGTGGATGCAAGAGGATATTATACCGGAAATTTTGAGGCAATTGCTGCAGACAGCGGTTATATTCCCCGTCCTGACTTTGAAAGTCCCAGAGCTGAAGCTCAGTTTGCAAAAGTTACCGCCAATGCAGATCCATTAAATCAGGGAAGAGTTAAAGTTCAGTTTGACTGGCAAAGTGGGCAAGATACATCAGAGTTTATCAGAGTAATGACTCCAGATGCAGGAAGCAGTGACAAAGTAAATAAAAACCGTGGATTCATGGCAATTCCGGAAGTTGGTGATCAGGTAATTATCAATTTCGTTCATCAACATCCTGACCGACCGTTTGTAATGGGCGGAATGTTTCATGGTGGAGTTGGTGGAGGTGGCGGAGCTGGAAATAATGTTAAAAGTTTATCCAGTAAAAGCGGAAATATTATTTGTCTGAATGATGGTGCCGGAATTGAGATCAAAGACAGGAACGGAAACCATGTTACTTTAAGCGGAGCGGGTGATGTGACCACTTTTGTGAGTAATGATAATAATGAAGACATTGGAAATAATCACACAACCAATGTAAAAACAAAGACTACAATTAATGTGGGAAAAGACCAAAGTGTTTTGACGATGGATAATGCCGGGAATATTTCTTTGGAAGGAAAAACTCAGATTGAGCTTAAAGTCGGTGAAAATAAAATTACCATTAAAAAAGATTCAATTACGATATCTGTAGGAAATGGTATGCTTGATATGAATTCTAAAGATAACGCATTGCTTGTAACACAAAATAATTTGAGTCTGCATAGTAAATCTAATACATCAATTAACGCTACAGGCAATACTTATGTTACAGGTACACAAGTGGATATTAATTAA
- a CDS encoding DUF4280 domain-containing protein: MAESYVPQDTTAVCTMMTNGAPQMIKITSPSNVMYSTKTQPFLTIIDTKLSGSFQCKAPAKFWGGLQALALGIAIGAAIVLTGGAAAVVIVAACAISVAAGGVALYKMAHDCDATLEKKWSLPHNKVRFNQEKAILNRSYLDCPKKGKITIIMDPVVAQRAADFISSNNNKEAMMQMGSQLVMGVITGVTAGTSVVVVGVTGALTLALYTPSEAFGDTDFGSSNEGTTSTISAVGSDAVSAGVGAGLSATRITSEIGGTILNGNVGGILQGVGHEAVGRATGNMSQTAGGMLSRYIGHYGLKADNYAGYKGIAGFVANIAIGTFADKYENSLAAETIEKAKDFNNSDAKNGINVIAQI, from the coding sequence ATGGCAGAGTCATATGTTCCACAAGATACAACAGCTGTATGTACGATGATGACAAACGGTGCTCCACAAATGATTAAGATTACGAGCCCGAGTAATGTGATGTACAGTACCAAAACACAACCTTTTTTGACAATAATCGATACCAAACTATCTGGTTCATTTCAGTGTAAAGCTCCTGCAAAATTTTGGGGTGGTTTACAGGCTTTGGCTTTAGGAATTGCCATTGGAGCTGCTATTGTTCTTACTGGCGGTGCTGCTGCAGTGGTTATTGTTGCTGCGTGTGCAATAAGTGTTGCGGCTGGAGGTGTGGCGCTCTATAAAATGGCGCACGATTGTGATGCTACTTTAGAGAAAAAATGGTCTTTACCACATAATAAAGTTCGTTTTAATCAGGAAAAAGCTATTTTAAATCGTTCCTATTTAGATTGTCCGAAAAAAGGTAAGATTACGATTATTATGGATCCTGTCGTTGCTCAGAGAGCTGCAGATTTTATAAGCAGTAATAATAATAAAGAAGCAATGATGCAGATGGGAAGTCAACTGGTAATGGGAGTTATTACAGGTGTTACAGCAGGCACTTCTGTTGTTGTAGTGGGAGTTACCGGTGCGCTTACTTTAGCCTTATACACGCCAAGTGAGGCATTTGGAGATACAGATTTTGGATCGAGTAACGAAGGAACGACAAGTACAATTTCTGCTGTAGGGAGCGATGCTGTTTCAGCCGGTGTTGGTGCTGGTCTTTCGGCTACACGTATAACCAGCGAAATTGGAGGTACAATTTTGAATGGTAATGTGGGTGGAATTTTACAAGGTGTGGGACATGAAGCTGTCGGCAGGGCTACTGGAAATATGTCTCAAACTGCGGGCGGTATGCTATCACGATATATAGGACATTATGGTCTAAAAGCAGATAACTATGCAGGTTATAAAGGCATTGCAGGCTTTGTAGCAAATATAGCAATAGGTACTTTTGCTGATAAATATGAAAATAGTCTTGCTGCAGAAACTATAGAAAAGGCAAAAGATTTTAATAATAGTGACGCAAAGAATGGTATTAATGTAATAGCACAAATATAG
- a CDS encoding VOC family protein produces the protein MNLAENILAFHHYSLKVTDFDATLKFYKALGFDEVHSWELPSFNLKKGMMLYNEKINCHIELFDKDAEIPTQGRKRNPNDEFIENSILHICFTVENAEKAREEALKSGAKDLSEGVFEISLANEKKSVEVRNSLVYSPNGEVIEFLEKVKF, from the coding sequence ATGAATTTAGCCGAAAATATTCTTGCATTTCATCATTATTCTTTGAAAGTGACTGATTTTGATGCGACCTTAAAATTTTATAAAGCATTGGGGTTTGATGAGGTTCATTCTTGGGAATTACCGTCATTTAATCTGAAAAAAGGAATGATGCTTTACAACGAAAAAATCAACTGTCATATTGAATTATTTGATAAAGATGCTGAAATTCCGACTCAGGGAAGAAAAAGAAATCCTAATGATGAATTTATAGAAAATTCTATTTTACACATATGTTTTACTGTAGAAAATGCTGAAAAAGCAAGAGAAGAAGCATTGAAAAGCGGCGCAAAAGATCTGAGTGAAGGTGTTTTTGAAATCAGCTTGGCTAACGAAAAAAAATCTGTTGAGGTAAGAAACAGTCTTGTTTACAGCCCGAATGGTGAAGTGATTGAGTTTTTAGAGAAAGTAAAATTCTGA
- a CDS encoding winged helix-turn-helix transcriptional regulator yields MKKESSTNSANDTILQNYCNAHKILSKISGRWKVSILFALNENTLSYSNFKTALPSSITDRILAKQLKELQENELIENNKDKTKSEYFLTKTGKKVLSLLQYINELDFN; encoded by the coding sequence ATGAAAAAAGAAAGCTCAACCAATTCTGCCAATGATACCATTTTACAGAATTACTGTAACGCCCACAAAATTTTATCTAAAATCAGCGGAAGATGGAAAGTTTCGATCCTTTTTGCTTTAAATGAAAATACTTTGAGCTATTCTAATTTTAAAACAGCACTTCCCTCTTCGATTACAGACCGGATTTTAGCCAAACAACTTAAGGAACTACAGGAGAATGAACTTATCGAAAACAATAAAGACAAAACAAAGTCTGAATATTTTTTGACGAAAACCGGTAAAAAAGTTTTGAGCTTACTTCAGTATATTAATGAATTAGATTTTAATTAA
- a CDS encoding PEGA domain-containing protein — MKRTLSLVLGLSIVISTTSCASIFTGTKDSIAFTTTPEGAKVIHKGKEKCTTPCSAEIPRGLGKQMVMFEKEGFQTKEVKLTKTFNPVTLLNILLGGAIGVGIDAATGSLTKYSPKSYTVELESK; from the coding sequence ATGAAAAGAACTTTATCACTTGTTTTAGGTTTAAGCATTGTAATTTCTACAACATCTTGCGCAAGTATTTTTACAGGAACCAAAGATTCAATCGCATTTACCACAACGCCAGAAGGTGCAAAAGTAATCCATAAAGGAAAAGAAAAATGTACAACACCTTGTAGTGCAGAAATTCCGAGAGGTTTGGGTAAGCAGATGGTAATGTTTGAAAAGGAAGGTTTTCAGACTAAAGAAGTGAAATTGACAAAAACTTTTAATCCGGTAACACTTTTAAACATTCTTCTTGGCGGAGCAATCGGTGTAGGAATTGACGCTGCAACGGGATCGCTTACAAAATACAGCCCGAAAAGTTATACTGTAGAATTAGAATCTAAATAA
- a CDS encoding DUF4919 domain-containing protein has protein sequence MLQHFLFFSLIFISNFSFSQQKEYEAPNYNVIQKNIENKDSEFYYPKLMDKLKANDTLITNDQYKHLYFGYTFQKEYHPYKISENEKKLNPYFQKKDLKKTDYAEIIKISNAALKEFPINLRVMNFLAYIYHLDGNEAMANKVSRNFYGLFGAIFSSGDGRECTTGFHVITVNHEYVVMNILQLEIASQGLSGDCDYISLEKDKYKLPGVYFNITKLKEKGFDF, from the coding sequence ATGCTACAACATTTTCTTTTCTTCTCACTGATTTTTATATCAAATTTTTCTTTTTCTCAACAAAAAGAATATGAAGCTCCCAATTACAATGTCATTCAGAAAAATATTGAGAATAAAGATTCGGAATTTTATTATCCGAAATTGATGGATAAGCTGAAAGCTAATGATACGCTTATTACCAATGATCAATATAAACATTTGTATTTTGGATATACTTTTCAGAAAGAGTATCATCCCTATAAAATCTCTGAAAATGAGAAAAAACTTAACCCCTATTTTCAAAAGAAAGATTTGAAAAAAACTGATTATGCCGAAATTATAAAAATCTCTAATGCTGCACTGAAAGAATTCCCTATCAATCTTCGGGTGATGAATTTTCTCGCCTACATTTATCATTTAGATGGAAATGAAGCGATGGCAAACAAAGTTTCTCGTAATTTTTATGGTTTATTTGGTGCTATTTTTAGTTCAGGAGACGGAAGAGAATGTACTACAGGATTTCATGTAATCACCGTGAATCATGAATATGTTGTGATGAATATTTTACAGTTAGAAATTGCTTCGCAAGGTTTATCGGGAGATTGTGATTATATAAGTTTAGAAAAAGACAAATATAAATTGCCGGGAGTTTATTTTAATATTACAAAACTCAAGGAAAAAGGGTTTGATTTTTAA
- a CDS encoding DUF4348 domain-containing protein — MKIFKIIFINIFIFLFFISCHQQKNCGSDFKAFIEKFKKDSTFQKQHIDFPMMEYYSDEDFPMDILERMTTEDSYSFIDIENDLPKELRNKDLYDVHINQNQDTIYYQKIGKQNSINITYKFRCTQKTYRLIEIEDLTD, encoded by the coding sequence ATGAAAATCTTTAAAATAATTTTCATCAATATCTTTATTTTTCTATTCTTTATATCCTGTCATCAGCAAAAAAACTGTGGTTCAGATTTTAAAGCATTCATAGAAAAATTTAAAAAAGACAGCACCTTTCAAAAACAACACATCGATTTTCCGATGATGGAATATTATTCTGACGAAGATTTCCCGATGGATATTCTTGAAAGAATGACAACTGAAGACAGCTATAGTTTTATTGATATAGAAAATGATTTACCTAAAGAATTAAGAAATAAAGATTTGTATGATGTTCACATCAACCAAAATCAGGATACCATTTATTATCAAAAAATTGGGAAACAGAACAGCATTAATATTACCTACAAGTTCAGGTGTACCCAAAAAACGTATCGCCTCATAGAAATAGAAGATCTGACCGATTAA
- a CDS encoding YqaE/Pmp3 family membrane protein gives MLLAILLPFLSFIVRGKIITGIICFILQITILGWIPAAIWAALSLQNERAEKRNEKLIRAVRENKAQF, from the coding sequence ATGTTACTCGCTATTTTACTTCCATTTTTATCATTCATTGTGAGAGGCAAAATCATCACTGGAATTATATGTTTTATTTTGCAAATTACCATTTTGGGCTGGATTCCTGCAGCGATTTGGGCAGCTTTATCGTTGCAAAATGAGAGAGCTGAAAAGCGAAATGAAAAATTGATTCGTGCTGTGCGTGAAAATAAAGCTCAATTTTAA
- a CDS encoding prolyl oligopeptidase family serine peptidase — translation MIKNLEKQYPNIDKNRIYLIGYSMGGSTAQNLMNLDPDTFGAVVSVAAVPDLSNLNKIKDKNIWLIHGKQDDENPYNWQH, via the coding sequence TTGATTAAAAATCTTGAAAAACAATATCCAAACATTGATAAAAACAGGATTTATCTGATCGGTTATTCAATGGGAGGTTCTACCGCTCAAAACCTTATGAATTTAGATCCTGATACTTTTGGAGCAGTTGTTTCTGTTGCCGCTGTTCCTGATCTGTCAAACCTTAATAAAATTAAAGACAAGAATATATGGCTAATTCATGGCAAACAAGATGATGAAAACCCATACAATTGGCAGCATTGA
- a CDS encoding ASCH domain-containing protein, with amino-acid sequence MHKFIFLFIFISLLSCNKKEIDMTEYWKEFQGKNVEYKNSEQPQSFYFCDNKKDADECADLVVKKIKQATSPSVWWFEKNKEELPKVGNLAIVTDWNGDPKAIIRTTKVEIVKYKDITPEYAQLEGEGDKTLEYWKKVHWDYYTEEMKKFGEKPNEEMKIVCEYFETIW; translated from the coding sequence ATGCATAAATTTATATTCCTTTTTATTTTTATAAGTTTATTGTCTTGCAATAAAAAAGAAATTGATATGACAGAGTATTGGAAAGAATTTCAAGGAAAGAATGTTGAATACAAAAATAGTGAACAACCCCAATCATTTTACTTTTGTGACAATAAAAAGGATGCTGATGAATGTGCTGATTTAGTGGTTAAAAAAATAAAACAAGCAACTTCACCATCCGTTTGGTGGTTTGAAAAAAATAAAGAGGAACTTCCAAAAGTTGGAAACCTTGCCATTGTTACAGATTGGAATGGAGATCCTAAAGCAATAATTCGAACAACAAAAGTTGAAATTGTAAAATATAAAGATATTACACCTGAATATGCTCAACTTGAAGGTGAAGGTGATAAAACTTTAGAATATTGGAAAAAGGTTCATTGGGATTATTATACTGAAGAAATGAAGAAATTTGGTGAAAAGCCAAATGAAGAAATGAAAATTGTTTGTGAATATTTTGAAACTATTTGGTAA